A single window of Deltaproteobacteria bacterium DNA harbors:
- a CDS encoding SDR family NAD(P)-dependent oxidoreductase encodes MVVLITGASSGIGAATAQAFALSGARLILAARRIDRLRSLTSTLPSECHLIQLDVRDRAAVHQAVAAIPQPFSAIDVLVNNAGLSRGFEPLHEGSEEDWDEMIDTNIKGLLYVTRAVLPGMVARGHGHIVNVGSIAGHEPYPRGNVYCASKAAVRMLNKTMRLDLHGTGIRVTTVDPGLVPTEFSEVRFHGDRTRAASVYENTRPLSAMDVADTIVWCTSRPPWVNVEELLLMPTDQAAPAMVYRRPLPDAGAGASAPLAQRWFDAWNAHDAEAVLALYAPEARHTSPHVRASGGATDTLKGRDAIGAYFRRALQKDPSLRFEPVSLSSGLRTVVIEYRAHRDGIVESNAELLELDADGLIAHSRVYHAH; translated from the coding sequence ATGGTCGTTCTCATTACAGGCGCATCGAGTGGTATCGGCGCAGCAACAGCGCAGGCGTTCGCGCTTTCTGGCGCGCGACTAATTCTGGCGGCGCGGCGGATCGATCGCTTGCGATCGCTGACCTCCACGCTGCCGAGCGAGTGCCACCTCATCCAACTTGACGTGCGCGACCGCGCGGCCGTCCATCAGGCGGTTGCGGCGATCCCCCAACCCTTCTCCGCAATCGACGTTCTGGTTAACAACGCTGGCTTGTCGCGCGGCTTCGAGCCCCTGCACGAAGGCTCGGAGGAGGACTGGGATGAGATGATCGATACGAACATCAAGGGCCTGCTGTACGTGACCCGGGCCGTGCTCCCCGGCATGGTCGCACGTGGACATGGGCACATCGTCAACGTTGGATCGATCGCCGGGCACGAACCATACCCGCGCGGCAACGTCTACTGCGCCAGCAAGGCTGCGGTCCGCATGCTCAACAAGACCATGCGGCTCGATCTCCACGGTACCGGAATCCGTGTAACCACGGTCGACCCCGGCCTTGTCCCCACGGAGTTCAGCGAGGTGCGCTTCCACGGTGACCGCACCCGCGCCGCTTCGGTGTATGAGAATACTCGGCCGCTGTCAGCCATGGATGTCGCGGACACGATCGTCTGGTGCACGAGTCGGCCGCCGTGGGTGAACGTCGAAGAGCTTCTGCTGATGCCGACCGATCAAGCCGCCCCGGCGATGGTTTACCGTCGGCCGCTACCCGATGCGGGCGCTGGCGCCAGCGCACCACTGGCCCAGAGGTGGTTCGACGCTTGGAACGCACACGACGCCGAGGCCGTGCTGGCGCTCTATGCGCCAGAGGCCCGTCACACTAGCCCGCATGTGCGCGCGTCGGGTGGGGCAACCGACACACTGAAGGGACGCGATGCCATCGGCGCCTACTTCCGCCGTGCGCTACAGAAGGATCCATCTCTCCGCTTCGAACCGGTCTCGCTCTCCAGCGGGCTGCGCACCGTGGTGATCGAGTACCGCGCACATCGCGACGGGATCGTCGAGTCGAACGCGGAACTTCTGGAACTCGACGCCGACGGCCTGATCGCACACTCGCGCGTCTATCACGCACACTAG
- a CDS encoding Franean1_4349 family RiPP, with product MSQRSVESIIGRLITDGAFRGRFFVEPAAVCRDHGLDVTAAEVTALLRIEGRALDSVAHGLDPKIVRALAMSPCVLHTQVENPSAFGVIVNTTAARLGARSAKSRRDS from the coding sequence ATGAGCCAGCGATCGGTTGAGAGCATTATAGGTCGGTTGATCACCGATGGCGCGTTTCGTGGCCGGTTCTTCGTCGAACCCGCTGCGGTGTGCCGCGACCACGGGCTGGATGTCACCGCAGCCGAGGTGACCGCCCTATTGCGGATCGAGGGTCGTGCGTTGGACAGCGTCGCCCACGGGCTCGATCCGAAAATCGTTCGCGCGCTCGCGATGAGTCCCTGTGTGCTGCACACGCAGGTTGAGAATCCGAGCGCCTTTGGTGTCATTGTCAACACCACGGCGGCGCGCCTCGGCGCTCGCTCTGCCAAGAGTAGGCGAGACAGCTGA